The following proteins are co-located in the Bradyrhizobium sp. AZCC 2176 genome:
- a CDS encoding FMN-binding negative transcriptional regulator, with the protein MYTPPPFKSDRAASLAFAEARGFGLACAWDGNKPVASSLPFYLTSANDGTPRAAFHVARHNPLVKLADGTTSWLLAVTGADAYVSPDWYVSPDQVPTWLYQAVHLTGPVRAMSDDELAAQIEALSAKFEARLLPKKPWLSSKMTAGRLEAMKKAIVGLEMTVEEVEGSFKLNQHKSETDYAAVAGSLAARADAGAQQIAHLMKEARPQAFADETNQLERSEP; encoded by the coding sequence ATGTATACGCCTCCACCGTTCAAGTCCGACCGCGCCGCGAGCCTGGCGTTCGCGGAAGCGCGCGGATTTGGGCTGGCCTGCGCATGGGACGGCAACAAGCCGGTCGCCTCGTCGCTGCCGTTCTATCTGACTTCGGCCAATGACGGCACGCCGCGCGCGGCCTTTCACGTTGCACGTCACAATCCGCTGGTAAAGCTCGCGGACGGGACGACGTCGTGGCTGCTGGCCGTCACTGGCGCGGATGCCTATGTGTCGCCGGACTGGTACGTCTCGCCAGACCAGGTGCCGACCTGGCTCTATCAGGCGGTACATCTGACGGGCCCGGTGCGGGCGATGTCCGACGACGAACTCGCCGCGCAGATCGAGGCGCTCAGCGCCAAGTTCGAAGCGCGGCTGTTGCCGAAAAAGCCGTGGCTGTCGTCGAAGATGACAGCCGGGCGGCTGGAAGCGATGAAGAAAGCGATCGTGGGCCTTGAGATGACGGTTGAAGAGGTCGAGGGCAGCTTCAAGCTGAACCAGCACAAATCCGAGACCGACTATGCGGCGGTTGCAGGGTCGCTTGCCGCGCGGGCCGATGCCGGCGCGCAGCAGATTGCGCATTTGATGAAAGAGGCGCGGCCGCAGGCCTTTGCCGACGAAACCAACCAGCTCGAGAGGAGCGAGCCATGA
- a CDS encoding MAPEG family protein, with amino-acid sequence MTRELFWLTLTVILTGLMWIPYIINRCQVRGLTGAMANPSRNDKPHADWATRLMFAHDNAVENLIIFAPLVLILNAVDYSDKWTVYACAVYFWARVAHLIFYTLGLPIFRTLAFTVGFLAQAVLALAIFKVV; translated from the coding sequence ATGACGCGTGAATTGTTCTGGCTGACGCTGACCGTGATTTTGACCGGACTGATGTGGATCCCCTACATCATCAATCGCTGTCAGGTGCGCGGCCTCACAGGCGCCATGGCCAACCCCTCGCGCAACGACAAGCCGCATGCGGACTGGGCGACGCGGCTGATGTTCGCGCATGACAACGCGGTGGAGAATCTGATCATCTTCGCGCCGCTGGTCCTGATCCTCAACGCCGTCGACTATTCCGACAAATGGACTGTCTACGCCTGTGCGGTGTATTTCTGGGCCCGCGTCGCCCATCTGATCTTCTACACGCTCGGCCTGCCGATCTTCCGCACGCTGGCCTTCACCGTCGGCTTCCTGGCGCAGGCCGTGCTGGCGCTGGCGATCTTCAAGGTGGTGTGA
- a CDS encoding MBL fold metallo-hydrolase gives MELTRRHALAGAAALAATPLLPQAPAKAAAPAADKQAPSFYRYKVGDAQVTAISDGVNNFALPDTFVLNAKKDEVNAALEKAFMPKDKMSIQFAPLVINTGGKLVVVDTGNGAAAFASSKGNVGQFGANMVAAGFDPKAVDIVVISHFHGDHINGLLTAENTLAFPNAEVLVPATEWKYFMDDGEMSRAPEGRMQTVFKNARRVFEAGLKKKVTPYEWGKEVAPGLTAMETIGHTPGHTSYVLASGSDKVFIQSDVTNLPALFVANPGWHLMFDQDPALAEKTRRRVYDMLVADKMRVQGFHYPFPANGFVEKDGNGYRLIPAPWNPVI, from the coding sequence ATGGAATTAACACGTCGTCACGCACTCGCCGGAGCCGCTGCGCTCGCCGCTACGCCCTTGCTGCCGCAAGCACCCGCCAAGGCCGCCGCGCCGGCGGCGGACAAGCAGGCGCCGAGTTTTTATCGCTACAAGGTGGGCGACGCCCAGGTGACGGCGATCTCCGACGGCGTCAACAATTTCGCGCTGCCCGACACGTTCGTGCTCAACGCCAAGAAGGACGAAGTCAACGCGGCGCTCGAAAAGGCCTTCATGCCGAAGGACAAGATGTCGATCCAGTTCGCGCCGCTGGTCATCAACACCGGCGGCAAGCTGGTGGTGGTCGACACCGGCAACGGCGCCGCCGCCTTTGCATCGAGCAAGGGCAATGTCGGCCAGTTCGGCGCCAACATGGTCGCCGCCGGCTTCGATCCCAAGGCGGTCGACATCGTCGTGATCTCGCACTTCCATGGCGACCACATCAACGGCCTGCTGACCGCCGAGAACACGCTCGCATTCCCCAACGCCGAGGTGCTCGTTCCCGCGACGGAGTGGAAGTACTTCATGGACGACGGCGAGATGAGCCGTGCGCCCGAAGGGCGGATGCAGACCGTGTTCAAGAACGCCCGCCGCGTGTTCGAGGCGGGGCTGAAAAAGAAGGTGACGCCCTATGAGTGGGGCAAGGAAGTCGCTCCCGGACTGACGGCGATGGAAACCATCGGCCACACGCCGGGGCACACCTCCTACGTTCTCGCCTCGGGCTCAGACAAGGTGTTCATCCAGTCCGACGTCACCAATCTGCCGGCGCTGTTCGTCGCCAATCCGGGCTGGCACCTGATGTTCGACCAGGATCCAGCGCTGGCGGAAAAGACCCGGCGCCGGGTCTACGACATGCTGGTCGCCGACAAAATGCGGGTCCAGGGCTTCCACTATCCGTTCCCGGCCAATGGCTTCGTCGAGAAAGACGGCAATGGTTACCGGCTGATCCCGGCGCCGTGGAATCCGGTGATCTGA
- a CDS encoding MFS transporter, with amino-acid sequence MRFPDSGKHIIGVLLTLAIAQVIGWGTVGLLAVIGARVAADLHMDIAAVFAGSSIFYVVMGLWAPILAKAFTRFGARRVMIAGTVIGAPGFVLLSLAHGPVLYCTAWVILGTAGSATLTTAAYILLNEIAGRNARSAIGALMLVTGLSSSIFWPTTAFLSDAAGWRATCLVYAGTLLLVCLPLYAFGLPRRTELTDEAGTAAPPASESATVRKSTFYLIVSAIALNAFVTFGFSAVLIELLKTEGLSPPEAVAFGSMLGVIQVSARALDFLGGARWDGVTTGLLAGLALPVAMLLLMMSGGSHWTIAGFILLYGLGSGAFAVARATIPLVFYDKAEFAKATSRIALPLNLISAASPPILVGLLTHFGSNALLGLAMLCSCGAFLILLWLSRRRPAIGATAAI; translated from the coding sequence ATGCGGTTTCCTGATTCCGGCAAACATATCATCGGTGTCCTGCTTACCCTTGCAATCGCGCAAGTCATTGGATGGGGCACGGTCGGCCTTCTTGCCGTCATCGGCGCGCGAGTTGCCGCCGATCTTCACATGGACATCGCGGCGGTATTCGCCGGCAGCTCGATCTTTTACGTGGTCATGGGCCTGTGGGCTCCCATTCTGGCAAAGGCATTCACGCGATTTGGAGCCCGCCGGGTGATGATCGCCGGGACCGTTATCGGCGCACCGGGATTCGTCCTGCTGTCGCTTGCACACGGCCCCGTGCTGTATTGCACGGCATGGGTCATCCTCGGTACAGCCGGCAGCGCAACGCTGACCACAGCGGCCTATATCCTGCTCAATGAGATTGCGGGCCGGAACGCACGGAGCGCGATCGGTGCTCTCATGCTGGTAACCGGCCTTTCGAGCAGTATTTTTTGGCCAACCACCGCGTTTCTTTCGGACGCGGCGGGCTGGCGTGCGACTTGTCTGGTCTATGCCGGTACGCTGCTACTCGTGTGCCTTCCGCTCTACGCGTTCGGATTGCCGCGTCGAACCGAACTGACAGATGAAGCCGGCACGGCAGCGCCGCCGGCGAGCGAGTCCGCCACCGTGCGGAAAAGCACGTTCTACCTGATCGTATCGGCGATCGCGTTGAATGCTTTCGTTACCTTTGGGTTCAGCGCTGTGCTGATAGAGTTGCTGAAGACCGAGGGCCTATCGCCGCCGGAGGCCGTCGCCTTCGGCTCGATGTTGGGCGTGATTCAGGTCAGTGCCCGGGCTCTCGATTTTCTCGGCGGCGCACGATGGGATGGGGTCACGACGGGCTTGTTGGCCGGCCTCGCGCTGCCTGTGGCAATGTTGCTTCTGATGATGAGCGGCGGATCGCATTGGACGATCGCAGGATTCATTCTGCTGTATGGCCTGGGCAGCGGCGCCTTCGCGGTCGCGCGTGCGACGATACCCCTGGTGTTCTACGACAAAGCGGAGTTTGCCAAAGCGACGTCGCGCATTGCGTTGCCGCTCAATCTCATCTCCGCAGCTTCGCCTCCGATTCTCGTCGGCCTGCTGACGCATTTTGGCAGCAACGCGCTCCTTGGCCTCGCGATGCTATGTTCGTGTGGTGCCTTCTTGATCCTGCTTTGGCTCAGCCGCCGCCGTCCGGCAATCGGAGCGACCGCGGCGATCTGA
- a CDS encoding DedA family protein, whose amino-acid sequence MDDYVRALADFVRDNQAWAVPIVLLLAFGESLAFISLLVPAWGALVAIGALIGVSGISFWPVWLAGGLGAALGDWVSYWFGYRYKEHVAEMWPLSRYPEILPRGEEFVKKWGVPSIFIGRFFGPLRASVPLAAGIFEMSYWPFQIANFVSALIWSAVLLLVGDVMGKLAEWLWRAA is encoded by the coding sequence ATGGATGATTATGTGCGTGCTCTGGCTGATTTCGTGCGCGACAATCAGGCCTGGGCCGTCCCAATCGTCCTGTTGCTGGCGTTCGGCGAATCGCTGGCCTTCATCTCGCTGCTGGTGCCGGCCTGGGGCGCACTGGTCGCGATCGGCGCGCTGATCGGCGTCAGCGGCATCAGCTTCTGGCCGGTCTGGCTGGCCGGCGGGCTGGGTGCTGCGCTCGGCGACTGGGTCTCCTACTGGTTCGGCTACCGCTACAAGGAGCACGTCGCCGAGATGTGGCCGCTGTCGCGCTATCCCGAGATCCTGCCGCGCGGCGAGGAGTTCGTGAAAAAATGGGGCGTGCCCTCGATCTTCATCGGCCGCTTCTTCGGGCCGCTGCGGGCCTCAGTGCCGCTCGCGGCCGGCATTTTCGAGATGTCCTACTGGCCGTTCCAGATCGCCAATTTCGTCTCGGCGCTGATCTGGTCGGCCGTCCTGCTGCTGGTCGGCGATGTGATGGGCAAGCTCGCCGAATGGCTATGGCGGGCGGCGTAG
- the argC gene encoding N-acetyl-gamma-glutamyl-phosphate reductase, which produces MTLTDGQQPKTGSKTADAATRPAVFVDGASGTTGLGIQERLRLQNGVVVKSIAEEKRKDAGVKRALMEEVDLVILCLPDDAAKETVALIDSMGASAPKVLDASTAFRVASDWTYGFPELTPDQADKIRSARKVSNPGCYPTGGIALLRPLVDAGLMPADYPVTINAVSGYSGGGKSMIASFEDGSAPSFELYGLGFEHKHLPETQLYSKLTRRPIFVPSVGNYRQGMLVSVPLHLDTLTGKPSGADLHAALAKRYAGSTYVAVMPIENAAAKGGRIEPEALNETNRLELYVFASDKHRQAVLVARLDNLGKGASGAAVQNMRLMLGVAEK; this is translated from the coding sequence ATGACCCTCACCGATGGCCAGCAGCCCAAGACCGGCAGCAAGACCGCCGACGCCGCGACCAGGCCCGCCGTGTTCGTTGACGGCGCGTCCGGAACGACGGGGCTCGGCATTCAGGAACGCCTGCGGCTGCAGAACGGCGTCGTCGTGAAGAGCATCGCTGAGGAGAAGCGCAAGGATGCCGGCGTCAAGCGCGCGCTGATGGAGGAGGTCGATCTCGTCATCCTCTGCCTGCCTGACGATGCCGCCAAGGAAACCGTTGCCCTGATCGACAGCATGGGCGCTTCGGCGCCCAAGGTGCTCGACGCGTCGACGGCTTTTCGAGTGGCGAGCGACTGGACGTACGGCTTTCCCGAGCTCACGCCGGACCAGGCCGACAAGATCCGGAGCGCGCGCAAGGTTTCGAATCCCGGCTGCTATCCGACCGGCGGGATTGCGTTGCTGCGGCCGCTGGTCGATGCGGGTCTCATGCCTGCGGACTATCCGGTCACCATCAACGCGGTCAGCGGCTATTCGGGCGGCGGCAAGTCGATGATCGCGAGTTTTGAGGATGGCAGCGCGCCGTCCTTCGAATTGTATGGCCTCGGCTTCGAGCACAAGCATCTGCCGGAGACGCAGCTTTACTCAAAGCTGACGCGGCGGCCGATCTTCGTGCCGTCGGTCGGCAATTACCGGCAGGGCATGCTGGTCTCGGTGCCGCTGCATCTCGACACGCTGACGGGCAAACCCAGCGGAGCCGACTTGCACGCCGCGCTGGCGAAGCGCTACGCCGGCAGCACCTACGTCGCGGTGATGCCGATCGAGAACGCGGCGGCCAAGGGCGGGCGGATCGAGCCGGAGGCGCTCAACGAGACCAACAGACTGGAGCTTTACGTCTTTGCCAGCGACAAGCATCGTCAGGCAGTGCTGGTCGCGCGGCTCGACAATCTGGGCAAGGGCGCGTCGGGTGCCGCCGTGCAGAACATGCGGCTGATGCTGGGCGTTGCCGAGAAATAG
- a CDS encoding ornithine carbamoyltransferase has product MRMESNKDFLEFHGLPKEIILSLIDRARSLATAWNDRAMPQSLSGKRVALIADDSGWRNTTAFDLGIQAMGGLCVQSPIKFNVHETTADLARYLDNWFDILVIRTKELSVLKELASIAKAAVVNARTRSNHPCETLGDLAYIQSKRGTLEGMKVVGVAPDANILRSWVEASISMPIQVRQVYPENWHVKDASLSGPNFAACTDFAELLDADVIVTDSWPSGANEEQMLEYQISTSILEKCRSDAIFLPCPPVSRGKEVTADAMRHPTCQSAAAKAYLLHAQNALLEWIVT; this is encoded by the coding sequence ATGCGTATGGAATCCAACAAGGACTTTCTTGAATTCCACGGATTGCCAAAGGAAATCATCTTATCCCTCATCGATCGCGCTCGGTCGCTGGCGACAGCCTGGAACGATCGCGCCATGCCGCAGAGCTTGTCAGGCAAACGTGTTGCCCTCATTGCGGACGATAGCGGATGGAGAAATACGACTGCTTTTGATCTGGGCATACAGGCGATGGGTGGCCTCTGTGTCCAATCGCCAATCAAGTTCAACGTTCATGAAACTACGGCGGATCTAGCAAGGTACCTCGACAACTGGTTCGACATTTTGGTCATCCGCACCAAAGAGCTGTCGGTCTTGAAGGAACTCGCGTCAATTGCCAAAGCCGCGGTGGTAAATGCGAGAACGAGGTCCAATCACCCGTGCGAAACACTTGGCGATCTCGCCTACATCCAAAGCAAGAGAGGAACGCTTGAGGGAATGAAAGTCGTCGGCGTCGCTCCGGACGCGAACATACTCCGATCATGGGTAGAAGCTTCCATCTCGATGCCTATCCAGGTGAGACAGGTCTATCCGGAAAACTGGCACGTCAAAGACGCCTCACTATCGGGTCCAAACTTCGCTGCGTGTACCGACTTCGCAGAGCTGTTGGATGCGGATGTGATCGTTACCGACTCATGGCCAAGTGGGGCAAATGAAGAGCAGATGCTGGAATACCAGATCTCGACGTCTATTCTGGAGAAATGCCGTTCCGACGCCATTTTCCTACCCTGCCCGCCCGTTTCCAGGGGAAAGGAAGTCACCGCTGACGCAATGCGTCACCCAACTTGCCAGAGCGCCGCTGCAAAGGCTTATCTTCTGCACGCGCAAAACGCCCTGCTCGAATGGATCGTCACATAA
- a CDS encoding outer membrane protein, producing MKKYLLATALVGLGSAPTLAADLIARPYTKAPALAAVYDWTGFYIGVNAGVGLGRDRFQHDVLGVGSVYSFYVSPQGGFGGGQIGYNWQTGSALGPIVFGVEADIQGAGLSDDRTTFNEAVVARNYSQKLDWFGTARGRIGIANGPVLSYVTAGYTFGSVKTNASAAFGGFTNTFSNERTQGGWVVGSGVEAALGGNWTGKIEYLYLNLGNHSDIATLGAATPINTELRENIFRVGLNYRIGGKGYAPVVAANWAGFYLGGNFGSGTGRDRSTLNLPAIGVFQTFNLAPDGINGGIQAGYNWQAANWVFGLEADIQGSTQQDDKTCVLSCIPGGVTAAYDATLPWFGTVRGRLGYSVGSTLFYATGGLAYGSIKTKIATTSFVGPVTQSFSHTNTGWTAGAGIETPFTLLGLLGPNWTTKTEYLYVDLGSTSDSFVFGAVPATTTRSVTEHVFRTGINYHFNSPVVAKY from the coding sequence ATGAAGAAGTACTTGCTGGCCACCGCTCTCGTTGGCCTGGGATCCGCCCCGACGCTTGCCGCAGACCTCATCGCCCGGCCTTACACCAAAGCCCCCGCATTGGCCGCCGTCTACGACTGGACCGGCTTTTACATCGGCGTCAACGCCGGCGTCGGTCTCGGCCGCGATCGCTTTCAGCACGACGTCCTCGGCGTTGGATCGGTCTATTCGTTCTACGTCTCGCCGCAGGGCGGCTTCGGCGGCGGCCAGATCGGCTACAATTGGCAGACCGGTTCGGCGCTCGGACCGATCGTCTTCGGTGTCGAGGCGGATATCCAGGGCGCTGGCCTGAGCGATGATCGCACCACCTTCAACGAGGCCGTCGTCGCAAGAAACTATAGCCAGAAGCTCGATTGGTTCGGGACCGCGCGCGGGCGTATCGGCATCGCGAATGGTCCGGTGCTGAGCTATGTGACCGCCGGCTATACATTCGGAAGCGTCAAGACCAATGCGAGCGCGGCATTCGGCGGCTTCACAAACACATTCTCGAACGAGCGCACGCAGGGCGGATGGGTGGTTGGCAGCGGCGTCGAAGCCGCGCTGGGCGGCAACTGGACCGGAAAGATTGAGTATCTCTACCTCAATCTCGGCAACCACAGCGACATTGCCACGCTCGGTGCCGCGACCCCGATCAACACCGAACTTCGCGAGAACATTTTCCGGGTTGGTCTGAACTATCGGATCGGTGGCAAGGGTTATGCGCCGGTCGTTGCCGCCAACTGGGCCGGGTTCTATCTCGGCGGCAATTTCGGTTCCGGCACCGGGCGGGACCGCAGCACTTTGAACCTGCCGGCGATCGGCGTTTTCCAGACGTTCAACCTGGCGCCCGACGGCATCAATGGCGGCATCCAGGCGGGCTACAACTGGCAGGCGGCCAATTGGGTATTCGGCCTGGAGGCCGATATTCAGGGCAGCACCCAGCAAGACGACAAGACGTGCGTCCTCTCCTGCATACCGGGAGGGGTGACGGCGGCCTACGACGCCACGCTGCCGTGGTTCGGCACGGTGCGCGGGCGGCTGGGCTATTCGGTCGGCTCGACCCTGTTCTATGCGACCGGTGGTCTCGCCTACGGCAGCATCAAGACCAAGATCGCCACGACCTCCTTTGTCGGCCCGGTGACGCAATCGTTCTCGCACACCAATACGGGCTGGACCGCGGGTGCAGGCATCGAAACGCCGTTTACCCTGCTGGGATTGCTGGGCCCGAACTGGACGACCAAGACCGAATATCTCTATGTCGACCTTGGCTCGACGTCGGACAGCTTCGTCTTCGGCGCTGTCCCGGCGACGACCACCCGATCCGTGACCGAGCACGTCTTCCGCACCGGGATCAACTATCACTTCAATTCGCCGGTCGTTGCGAAGTATTGA
- a CDS encoding class I SAM-dependent methyltransferase: MDEATLQFYRGNAEAYARRTFTSRQARLIAFLAQLSPGASILELGCGAGGDTAEMLARGFEVRATDGSPEMADVASKHLGRTVETLLFHDLDAVEAYDAVWANACLLHVPRTELADVLARIWRALKPAGVFYASYKEGDGDGRDTLDRYYNYPSPDWLRATYAEAANWNSLSIESGEVIGFDDKMATMLFVVARKGD; this comes from the coding sequence GTGGACGAAGCGACGTTGCAGTTCTACCGCGGCAACGCCGAGGCCTACGCCAGGCGCACATTCACCTCGCGCCAGGCGCGGCTGATAGCGTTTCTGGCACAGCTTTCGCCGGGCGCGTCCATTCTCGAACTCGGCTGCGGCGCTGGCGGCGACACCGCGGAAATGCTGGCGCGCGGGTTCGAGGTGCGCGCGACAGACGGATCGCCGGAAATGGCTGATGTCGCGTCAAAGCATCTCGGCCGCACGGTCGAGACGCTGCTGTTTCATGACCTCGACGCGGTCGAGGCCTATGACGCCGTGTGGGCCAATGCCTGCCTGCTGCATGTGCCGAGGACAGAGCTTGCGGATGTTCTTGCGCGGATCTGGCGCGCGCTGAAGCCTGCGGGCGTCTTCTACGCCAGTTACAAGGAAGGCGATGGCGACGGCCGCGACACGCTCGATCGCTACTACAATTATCCGTCGCCGGACTGGTTGCGCGCGACTTATGCCGAGGCGGCGAACTGGAACTCGTTGTCGATCGAAAGCGGCGAAGTCATCGGATTCGACGACAAGATGGCGACGATGCTGTTTGTCGTGGCTCGAAAAGGCGACTGA
- the argC gene encoding N-acetyl-gamma-glutamyl-phosphate reductase: MGSKKNIGILGASGYTGADAVRLLARHPNAEITALTANTHAGKSMGDVFPHFFMLDLPKLVEWEKVDWTGLDAVFCGLPHGTTQEIIAAVLKANPKIKVLDMSADFRLRNKDTYAQWYGHEHRALELQGEAVYGLTEFYREKIAAARLVACPGCYPTAALLALVPLAKAKLIDIDDIVIDAKSGVTGAGRGLKQNTLFSEAGEGLSPYSVGTHRHAPEIEQEIGVAAGSAVTVNFTPHLIPMARGELCTSYVKLNGATPDDLRTALEKAYANEPFVHVTRKGVLPQTQNVRGSNYVQIGVVADRIKNRAIVISTLDNLVKGSAGQAIQNMNLMFGLPETAGLEQIALFP; the protein is encoded by the coding sequence ATGGGCTCGAAGAAGAATATCGGCATTCTCGGCGCCTCAGGTTACACCGGGGCCGACGCGGTACGCCTGTTGGCGCGGCATCCGAATGCCGAGATCACGGCTCTGACCGCCAATACCCATGCCGGAAAGTCGATGGGCGACGTGTTTCCGCATTTCTTCATGCTGGACCTGCCAAAACTGGTGGAATGGGAAAAGGTCGACTGGACCGGCCTCGATGCGGTGTTCTGCGGGCTGCCGCACGGCACCACGCAGGAGATCATCGCCGCCGTCCTCAAGGCCAACCCGAAGATCAAGGTTCTCGACATGTCGGCCGACTTCCGGCTGCGTAACAAGGACACCTATGCGCAATGGTACGGCCACGAGCACCGGGCGCTCGAACTGCAAGGCGAAGCCGTCTATGGCCTGACCGAGTTCTATCGCGAGAAGATCGCTGCGGCGCGGCTGGTCGCTTGTCCCGGCTGCTATCCCACCGCGGCGCTGCTCGCGCTGGTGCCGCTGGCGAAGGCAAAACTGATCGACATCGACGACATCGTCATCGATGCAAAATCGGGTGTCACCGGCGCCGGGCGCGGACTGAAGCAGAACACGCTGTTCAGCGAGGCGGGCGAGGGGCTGTCGCCCTATTCGGTCGGCACCCACCGGCACGCGCCCGAGATCGAGCAGGAGATCGGCGTCGCCGCCGGCTCGGCGGTGACGGTCAACTTCACGCCGCATCTTATCCCGATGGCGCGCGGCGAACTCTGCACGTCTTACGTCAAGCTCAACGGCGCGACGCCGGACGATCTGCGGACCGCACTGGAGAAGGCTTACGCCAACGAACCCTTCGTGCATGTGACCAGGAAAGGCGTGCTGCCGCAGACCCAGAACGTGCGCGGTTCCAACTATGTGCAGATCGGCGTCGTCGCCGACCGCATCAAGAACCGGGCGATCGTCATTTCCACGCTCGACAATCTGGTGAAGGGTTCGGCTGGACAGGCGATCCAGAACATGAACCTGATGTTCGGTCTTCCCGAGACGGCAGGGCTGGAACAGATCGCGCTGTTCCCTTGA
- a CDS encoding PHA/PHB synthase family protein: MSDVNTETQAPKTFNAEAFAMNIARAMETSGQALAAYLKPRENGEPKDKPPSEIGEVIKTFTKVAEYWLTDQQRAEDLQIRMGKAYLDLWGQAARRMAGEAVKPAIEPSPRDKRFKDPEWRSNQFFDFVLQLYLLTAQWAHELVKNAEGVDPHTRKKAEFYVQQITNAIAPSNFVLTNPEVLRETLASSGDNLVRGMRMLAEDIEAGRGTLRIRQSDPSNLAVGVNMATTPGKVIFQNELMQLIQYTPTTETVLRTPLLIVPPWINKFYILDLKPEKSYVKWCVDQGITVFVISWVNPDKELGKKTFDDYMKEGPLTAMDVIEKVTGEMKVHTAGYCVGGTLLASTLAWLAEKRRQRVTSATFFAAQVDFTHAGDLLVFVDEDQISTLEREMEERGVLEGSKMAMAFNMLRSNDLIWSYVVSNYLKGQAPSSFDLLHWNSDATRMPAANHSYYLRNCYLENRLSSGSMVLDNTLLDLSKVKVPVYNLATREDHIAPADSVLYGSQFFGGPVKYVLSGSGHIAGVVNPPAAGKYQYWTNDNIRDVTLADWMKNATEHKGSWWPDWLQWLEGLDAERVPARAVGSEEMPPIEDAPGSYVKVRA; this comes from the coding sequence ATGAGCGACGTCAACACCGAAACCCAGGCTCCGAAGACCTTCAACGCCGAAGCCTTCGCCATGAACATCGCCAGGGCGATGGAGACGAGCGGCCAGGCGCTCGCGGCCTATCTCAAGCCGCGCGAGAATGGCGAACCGAAGGACAAGCCGCCCAGCGAAATCGGTGAAGTCATCAAGACGTTCACCAAGGTGGCGGAATACTGGCTGACGGATCAGCAACGCGCCGAAGACCTGCAGATCCGGATGGGCAAGGCCTATCTCGATCTCTGGGGCCAGGCGGCGCGCCGCATGGCCGGCGAAGCGGTCAAGCCCGCGATCGAGCCGTCGCCGCGCGACAAGCGTTTCAAGGATCCGGAGTGGAGATCGAACCAGTTTTTCGATTTCGTGCTGCAGCTCTATCTGCTCACCGCGCAATGGGCGCACGAACTGGTGAAGAACGCCGAAGGCGTCGACCCGCACACGCGCAAGAAGGCCGAGTTCTATGTGCAGCAGATCACCAACGCGATCGCGCCGTCGAATTTCGTTCTCACCAATCCCGAAGTGTTGCGCGAGACGCTGGCGTCCAGCGGCGACAACCTCGTGCGCGGCATGAGGATGCTGGCCGAGGACATCGAGGCCGGCCGCGGCACGCTGCGCATCCGCCAGTCCGACCCGTCGAATCTCGCTGTCGGCGTCAACATGGCGACGACGCCGGGCAAGGTGATCTTCCAGAACGAGCTGATGCAGCTTATCCAGTACACGCCGACCACGGAGACAGTGCTGCGCACCCCGCTCCTGATCGTGCCGCCCTGGATCAACAAGTTCTACATTCTCGATCTCAAGCCGGAAAAATCCTACGTCAAATGGTGCGTCGACCAGGGCATCACCGTGTTCGTGATCTCCTGGGTCAATCCGGACAAGGAGCTCGGCAAGAAAACCTTCGACGACTACATGAAGGAAGGCCCGCTCACCGCGATGGACGTCATCGAAAAGGTGACGGGCGAGATGAAGGTGCATACCGCAGGCTACTGCGTCGGCGGCACCCTGCTCGCCTCGACGCTGGCCTGGCTCGCCGAGAAGCGGCGCCAGCGCGTGACGTCTGCGACGTTCTTTGCGGCGCAGGTCGACTTCACCCATGCCGGCGATCTCTTGGTGTTCGTCGACGAGGACCAAATCTCGACGCTGGAGCGCGAGATGGAGGAAAGGGGCGTTCTCGAAGGCAGTAAGATGGCGATGGCCTTCAACATGCTGCGCTCCAACGATTTGATCTGGTCGTATGTCGTCAGCAACTATCTGAAGGGACAGGCGCCCTCCTCGTTCGACCTGCTGCACTGGAATTCCGACGCCACGCGGATGCCGGCGGCCAACCATTCCTATTACTTGCGCAACTGCTATCTGGAAAACCGGCTCTCCTCCGGCAGCATGGTGCTCGACAACACGCTGCTCGACCTGTCGAAGGTCAAGGTGCCCGTCTACAATCTGGCGACGCGCGAGGACCACATCGCGCCGGCGGACTCGGTGCTCTACGGTTCGCAGTTCTTCGGCGGCCCGGTCAAATATGTGCTGTCGGGGTCAGGCCACATCGCAGGCGTGGTCAACCCGCCGGCGGCGGGCAAGTACCAGTACTGGACCAACGACAACATCAGGGATGTCACGCTCGCCGACTGGATGAAGAACGCGACCGAACACAAGGGGTCGTGGTGGCCCGACTGGCTGCAATGGCTTGAAGGCCTCGACGCCGAGCGCGTCCCCGCGCGCGCCGTCGGCTCCGAGGAGATGCCGCCGATCGAGGACGCGCCCGGCAGCTACGTCAAGGTCCGCGCATAG